The Pseudomonas sp. GD03919 region CAGGGCCTTGCCCTGCTCTGCCTCGAACGGCGAGTTGACCAACACAGCCAGGGCCGACAGGCGCTCGGTCATGTTGTCGGCGTTGTCGAACTGATCGACGCAAGCCGCCAGTACCTCGGGTTTCTCGCTGAGCATCAGGTAGGACAACGCGATGTTCTGCAGACTGCGGCGAGCGAAGTGCGCCGCCTCGGCCACGTAAGGGGTGGCCTTGGAGACTTCGCGGTTGGCCTGGTAGCGCGCCCACAGCGGCGCGAACAGCGCGTCGGCCAGCGCCTTACGAGCGAACTCGCGGGCGGCGTGAATGGCCTCGACATCCGCCACCTCACTGATTTCGGTGAGATAGGCCTCGCCCGGCAGCGACAGCATCTCGGCGACCATGGCCTGATCCAGCGACTCGTCTTCAAGCAGGGTGCGCAGCGCGGTGACCAGACGCTGATCCAGCACCAGGGCTTCACCACGCTGGTGCTGGCCAATCAGTTCCTGCAGTACCTGCACGGACAGCTGCTGGCCGGCTTCCCAGCGGTTGAAGCCGTCGCTGTCGTGCTGCATGAGGAACATCAGTTGGTCACGGCTGTAGGGGAAGTGCAGCTTGACCGGCGCACTGAAGCCGCGCAGCAAGGAGGGCAGCGGCTTCTCGGCGACGCCTTCGAAGGTGAAGGTCTGCTCGGCTTCAGTCACCGACAAAACGCGACTGGTGCCCTGCGCCGCGCTTTCGCCCTGCAGGCGCAGCGGCAGCTCATTGCCCTGGGCATCGAGCAGGCCGAGCGCCACTGGAATCACGAACGGCAGCTTTTCGCTCTGCCCCGGCGTGGCCGGGCAGCTCTGGCGGAAGGTCAGGCTGTAGGTCTGCGCCGCCTCGTCATAGGCTTCGCTGACGTCGAGACGTGGCGTGCCGGCCTGGGTGTACCAGCGCTTGAACTGGGTCAGGTCGATGCCGCTGGCATCTTCCATGGCCTTGACGAAATCGTCGCAGGTCACGGCCTGGCCGTCGTGACGCTCGAAGTACAGGTCCGAGCCCTTGCGGAATAGCTCCGGCCCGAGCAGGGTGTGAATCATGCGCAGTACTTCGGCACCCTTCTCGTAGATGGTCAGGGTGTAGAAGTTGGAGATTTCCATGTACGCGTCCGGGCGCACCGGGTGAGCCATGGGGCCGGCGTCCTCGGCGAACTGGTGAGTGCGCAGGTAGGCCACGTCTTCAATGCGCTTGACGGTACGCGAGTGAGTGTCGGCAGAGAACTCGCTGTCGCGGAATACGGTGAAGCCTTCCTTGAGCGACAGCTGGAACCAGTCGCGGCAGGTCACGCGGTTGCCCGACCAGTTGTGGAAGTACTCGTGTGCCACCACCGCCTCGACGCGCTGATGGGCAGCGTCGGTGGCGGTCTCGGCCTTGGCCAGCACGCAGCTGGAGTTGAAGATGTTGAGGCCCTTGTTCTCCATGGCGCCCATGTTGAAGTCGTTGACCGCGACGATCATGAAGATGTCCAGGTCATACTCGCGGCCGTAGACCTCCTCGTCCCACTTCATCGAGCGCTTGAGGCTGTCCATGGCGTGCTGCACCTTGTCGATGTTCTCCGGCTCGACGTAGATGCGCAGCGCCACTTCGCGGTTGCTCATGGTGGTGAAGCTGTCCTCGACGCACCAGAGGTCACCGGCGACCAGGGCGAACAGGTAGGCCGGTTTCTTGAACGGGTCTTCCCAGGTGGCCCAGTGACGACCGCCCTCTTCCGAACCACTGGCAATCGGGTTGCCGTTGGACAGCAGCACCGGGTAGGCATGCTGTTCGGCGCTGACCGTGGTGGTGAATTTGCTCATCACATCCGGGCGGTCGAGGTAGAAGGTGATCTTGCGAAAGCCCTCGGCCTCGCACTGGGTGCAGAACATGCTGCCGGACTTGTACAGGCCTTCCAGCGCGGTGTTGCTCTCCGGGTGGATGCGCACACTGCTGTCGACCACGAAGCGTTCCTGCGTCGGCTGCAGGGTCAGGTGGCTGTCGGTCAGCGTATAGTCGCCCTCGCCCAGCTCGCGGTCATCGAGCTTGAGCTCCAGCAGTTCAAGCTGCTGACCATCCAGCACCAGTTTCGGCAGGCCAGCGCCGGCGGCAGGGTTGCGACGCATGACCAGTTGCGCGTGCACCAGGCTGTGATCCTCGAACAACTCGAAGGTCAGGTGGGTCTCGTCGATCAGGTAGTCGGGAACCTGATAGTCCTTCAGATAAATGGTCTTGGATTGTTCGGTGCGCATGGTTCTTGGCCTCTCGTCTGCGGCGCCCCGGGCGCCGGTGGCAATCGGGTGTCAGGCGGCGATCTCGTGGATGGCCAACTGATAGGCGGTGTACTTGCGGATATTGATCACGCCGGTGTCGAACATCAGGTACTGGCCCTTGATACCGAGCAGAGTACCTTCGGCCAGCGGCTGCTTGTCCAGGTTGAAGCTGCTGATCTTGGCCGGGTAGGCCTCGATGGGGTAACGAATTTCCAGCACCTCGGCGGCGGACAGCGGCTGAATGGCTTGCAGACCGAAGCGCTGCTGCAGCTCGGCAATGCCCGCGCCACAGCTGTCGAACAATTGCTCGCGAATCGCCAGCAGATCGACCGGCACGGCATCGCCCTTGAGCAGCGCGCGCCAGTTGGTCTTGTCCGCCACCTGGCTACGCAACAGGTCCTCGACGAAACCGGACTGCTGCCGCGTGGCCACGCGCAGGATGGGTAGCGCCTGGGTCGCACCCTGGTCGATCCAGCGTGTCGGCACCTGACTGGCACGGGTGATGCCGACCTTCACGCCACTGGAGTTGGCCAGGTAGACGATGTGATCGGTCATGCAGAACTGCTCGCCCCAGCTCGGCTCGCGGCAAGTGCCTTGATCGTAATGGCAGCGCTCCGGACTCATGATGCAAACGTCGCATTGCGCCAGCTTCTGCATGCAGGGGTAGCAGTAGCCCTGGCTGAAGCTGGTCTTGGTCTTGCGCCCGCAGTGCGTGCAATGGATGGCGCCGAGGTATTCCAGGCGCAGGTGCTTGCCCACCAGCGGGTTGACCGGTACTTCTTCGTCGCCCAGGCGGAAAGCGTATTGCACCGGTGCGTCCAGGTGCGCCTTCATCTTGCTCAGCGAGCCACGTCCCAATTCACTCATCAGTGCAGGGTATCCGAGGACTTGAACAGCAGGTTGGGTACCGGCTCGGATTTGCTGCTGCATTCCTGAGGGCCCATGTAACCAGTGCGCTCTTCCTCCGGCAGGTTCTGCATTTCCCAGGCGATCATCGCCTGCAGGCTCAGCTCTTTCTGTTCCTGAGTCAGCTTGCGGCCGTCCGGCCATTTACCGATTTCCACGGCCAGCTTGAGGCTCTCGTAGATTTCCGGGGTGATGTTTTCAATCGCATCGAGAAAGGACGACATACAGGTCTCCAAATAAATCGTAGGGCCGGCCGGGCGGCGTTCCGCTTCAGCCCACCAAATGCATCAGCGTCTTGCCAGCATACCGCCAAGCAGCCCGGTCAGGCAGCCGATGAGCAGGCCACCCACATGTGCCGCATTGGCAATGGCGCCAATACCCAGCGTTTCGAAGATGCCGGTCATGCAGACCACCAGCCAGATCAGCATCATCACCAGCACGCCGGGCGGCAGGCGATAAACCGGGTTCGGCGCCAGGCGCTGGTAGATCCAGCAATGCCCGAGCAGGCCGTAGAGCACACCGGACAAGCCGCCAAACAGTGACGGCCCAGCCCACCAGTATTGAGCGAAATTGGAAGCGAAGCCGAACAGCAGGGTCAGCCCCAGGAGGCCGATGGCCCCTTGGCGAAACTCGATGCGCCGACCCAGCTCCCAGTACCACAGGCTGTTCATCGCCAGGTGCAGCCAGCCGAAGTGGATCAGCATGGGCGTGATCAGGCGCCACCACTGGCCGCTATCGAGCGTGGCCTCAAGGTAAGTCAGATAGATGCGCTCGCCGTCGATTCGAAAATCAACGAAGCTCAGCCAGCGGATTGCCGAGAAATTATCGCCCGCCCAGGTCACGGCGAAGACGATAAAGGTCGCCAGCAGCATCAGGCCCGTCACCGGGCTGCGCCGTAACTGGGCAACAAACCCCTCACGCACCGGCGCCGGCCTGGCCGGCAATTCGGCACCCGCGTCGCCCTGCGGATGGCGCACGTAAAGCTCACGCACCTGCTCGGCGAGCTCCTCACTCGGCACCCAGAGCACCTGTTGCCCACCCTCTTCCGCCACCCGGTGCGGCACTCGCAGAC contains the following coding sequences:
- the pepN gene encoding aminopeptidase N, which codes for MRTEQSKTIYLKDYQVPDYLIDETHLTFELFEDHSLVHAQLVMRRNPAAGAGLPKLVLDGQQLELLELKLDDRELGEGDYTLTDSHLTLQPTQERFVVDSSVRIHPESNTALEGLYKSGSMFCTQCEAEGFRKITFYLDRPDVMSKFTTTVSAEQHAYPVLLSNGNPIASGSEEGGRHWATWEDPFKKPAYLFALVAGDLWCVEDSFTTMSNREVALRIYVEPENIDKVQHAMDSLKRSMKWDEEVYGREYDLDIFMIVAVNDFNMGAMENKGLNIFNSSCVLAKAETATDAAHQRVEAVVAHEYFHNWSGNRVTCRDWFQLSLKEGFTVFRDSEFSADTHSRTVKRIEDVAYLRTHQFAEDAGPMAHPVRPDAYMEISNFYTLTIYEKGAEVLRMIHTLLGPELFRKGSDLYFERHDGQAVTCDDFVKAMEDASGIDLTQFKRWYTQAGTPRLDVSEAYDEAAQTYSLTFRQSCPATPGQSEKLPFVIPVALGLLDAQGNELPLRLQGESAAQGTSRVLSVTEAEQTFTFEGVAEKPLPSLLRGFSAPVKLHFPYSRDQLMFLMQHDSDGFNRWEAGQQLSVQVLQELIGQHQRGEALVLDQRLVTALRTLLEDESLDQAMVAEMLSLPGEAYLTEISEVADVEAIHAAREFARKALADALFAPLWARYQANREVSKATPYVAEAAHFARRSLQNIALSYLMLSEKPEVLAACVDQFDNADNMTERLSALAVLVNSPFEAEQGKALAMFADFFKDNPLVMDQWFSVQAGCPLPGGLERVHALMQHEAFTLKNPNKVRALIGAFANQNLVNFHRADGAGYRFLADQVITLNALNPQIASRLLAPLTRWRKYGSARQALMKAELERILASGELSSDVYEVVSKSLA
- a CDS encoding DUF2797 domain-containing protein produces the protein MSELGRGSLSKMKAHLDAPVQYAFRLGDEEVPVNPLVGKHLRLEYLGAIHCTHCGRKTKTSFSQGYCYPCMQKLAQCDVCIMSPERCHYDQGTCREPSWGEQFCMTDHIVYLANSSGVKVGITRASQVPTRWIDQGATQALPILRVATRQQSGFVEDLLRSQVADKTNWRALLKGDAVPVDLLAIREQLFDSCGAGIAELQQRFGLQAIQPLSAAEVLEIRYPIEAYPAKISSFNLDKQPLAEGTLLGIKGQYLMFDTGVINIRKYTAYQLAIHEIAA
- a CDS encoding YeaC family protein, with product MSSFLDAIENITPEIYESLKLAVEIGKWPDGRKLTQEQKELSLQAMIAWEMQNLPEEERTGYMGPQECSSKSEPVPNLLFKSSDTLH
- a CDS encoding rhomboid family intramembrane serine protease: MTAVVVLRLPLDTDLSGFVALLQRLRVPHRVAEEGGQQVLWVPSEELAEQVRELYVRHPQGDAGAELPARPAPVREGFVAQLRRSPVTGLMLLATFIVFAVTWAGDNFSAIRWLSFVDFRIDGERIYLTYLEATLDSGQWWRLITPMLIHFGWLHLAMNSLWYWELGRRIEFRQGAIGLLGLTLLFGFASNFAQYWWAGPSLFGGLSGVLYGLLGHCWIYQRLAPNPVYRLPPGVLVMMLIWLVVCMTGIFETLGIGAIANAAHVGGLLIGCLTGLLGGMLARR